The genomic window ctcctcccgCACGGCGTGCCACAGTCGGTGCTTGTCCCGGATGTCCGCCGAAGGGAAGTGCGCCCCGCACAAGTGGCACGGGAACGTGATCTGCTGCGCAGGTGGCGGGCTCCCGCCGTAGCCGAGCGCCCCGGGGGCCTGGTGGGTGCCCAGGTGCTTCCGCAGGTACGCCTGGCGCCGAAAGGTCTTGTGGCAATAGGGGCACAGGAAGAGCTCGCCGCCAGACGCGCCCAGGCTGGAGCCGTCGGCGGCGCCCGCTTCGCCGGCggggcagagctgctgctgctgggcggcTCGGGACGGCGGCGGGGGCGGGTCCCGGCAGCAGGAGCTGTCCGCGGCGCCGTGGTGCTGATCTGGTCCTGCCTGGCCGCGGCTGTTCTCTTTGTCCTGGGCGGGGCCGGGCGCCGAGGGCGGGCGCGGCTTGTGCCAGCGGCGGTGCGAGGCCAGGTTGGCGGGGCAGCTGAAGATCTTGTGGCACTCGGGGCAGCGGTACTCGACGCGCACGATCCGCGAGCATCGGTGCTGCGCCAGCGCCAGAGGGTCGGCGTAGGGCTCTTTGCACAGCTGGCACACGAACTCGCCCAACAACGGGGGGCCTGCCCCGCGGGGCCCCTCGGACGCCCCCTCGGACGCCGCCTTGATCCGCAAGCCCAGCACGGGCGACGTGGTCACTTCGTCGGCGAAGCTCAGCTTGCGCACGGCCTTGGGCTTCTTGGCCGGAGGCGCCCTGGCGCGGGGCGCCCGCTTGAGCGCCGGgtaaagcggcggcggcggcgccgacGTGGCCGGCAGAGagagcggcagcggcagcggcgtgCGAGGAAGCAGAGGCAGCTTCTCCGCCGCGGCCAAGGCGGGCCCCGCAGGGAAGGACTCTGCCGAGGCGGGAGAGCGCGCGCAGCGCTGAGACTCTCCAGCGGCTGAggcgaaggcggcggcggcgctgtcCGAGGTGCCTGCGCCCCACACGGCCGCCAGCGGGGCGTTCGGCTGAGGCAGCAACTGTTGCTGCGGAGGAGGCTCGGGCGAAGGCGCCGGGACGCGGGGCGTTTCCTCTGCGGGGCAGGGTGCGGGGGGCAGTCCCGGAGGAGGGCGCACCCGGTAAGAGCCCCCCGGTCTCCTGCTCCGCTTGACGAGGAACCCCCGCGGCATCTTCCGCGACGCCCCTCGGCAGCTCTCCCTTTCCACCGGCGGCTCCGCGTGCCCGACGGGAGTTTATACCTCAGGCACCTCTGGGGAGCCCGCGCGTCATCCTTTCTCCGGCCCAGGGCTGCCAATGAGGAGTTGGGAAggcgaggggagaggagagggcggGG from Lacerta agilis isolate rLacAgi1 chromosome 1, rLacAgi1.pri, whole genome shotgun sequence includes these protein-coding regions:
- the INSM2 gene encoding insulinoma-associated protein 2 — translated: MPRGFLVKRSRRPGGSYRVRPPPGLPPAPCPAEETPRVPAPSPEPPPQQQLLPQPNAPLAAVWGAGTSDSAAAAFASAAGESQRCARSPASAESFPAGPALAAAEKLPLLPRTPLPLPLSLPATSAPPPPLYPALKRAPRARAPPAKKPKAVRKLSFADEVTTSPVLGLRIKAASEGASEGPRGAGPPLLGEFVCQLCKEPYADPLALAQHRCSRIVRVEYRCPECHKIFSCPANLASHRRWHKPRPPSAPGPAQDKENSRGQAGPDQHHGAADSSCCRDPPPPPSRAAQQQQLCPAGEAGAADGSSLGASGGELFLCPYCHKTFRRQAYLRKHLGTHQAPGALGYGGSPPPAQQITFPCHLCGAHFPSADIRDKHRLWHAVREELLLPLGQPEGSVAHGEQQIFSCKHCPSTFFSSPGLTRHINKCHPSENRQVLLLQMPVRPGC